One Maribacter cobaltidurans genomic window carries:
- a CDS encoding pirin family protein has translation MKTILHKADSRGHANHGWLNSYHSFSFANYYNPERMNFGALRVLNDDTVSAGRGFGTHPHSNMEIISIPLEGDLKHMDNMGNATVIKNGDIQIMSAGTGVEHSEYNNNKDSLVKFLQIWIFPNVKNVTPRYDQISLKDIHTKNKLYQILSPNPEDQGVWIHQDAWFYLGDFEQGTSETYTLKKQGNGAYIFVLDGELDVDGTVLESRDGFGIWDADSFTVSSRTNARFLVMEVPMDF, from the coding sequence ATGAAAACGATATTGCACAAAGCAGATAGCAGGGGTCATGCCAATCATGGTTGGTTAAATTCCTACCATAGTTTCAGTTTCGCCAATTATTATAATCCGGAGAGAATGAACTTTGGGGCTTTAAGGGTCCTGAACGATGATACCGTTTCTGCGGGTCGAGGTTTTGGTACGCACCCCCATAGTAATATGGAAATAATATCGATTCCTCTAGAAGGCGATTTAAAGCATATGGATAATATGGGTAACGCTACGGTCATAAAAAATGGGGATATCCAGATAATGAGCGCTGGAACTGGTGTGGAACACAGCGAATATAACAACAACAAGGATTCCCTAGTAAAGTTTTTGCAAATTTGGATTTTTCCAAATGTTAAAAATGTTACCCCAAGGTATGATCAAATTTCCCTTAAGGATATCCATACCAAAAACAAATTGTACCAAATCCTCTCCCCAAATCCCGAAGATCAAGGCGTATGGATTCATCAGGATGCGTGGTTTTACTTGGGTGATTTTGAGCAAGGAACCTCTGAAACCTATACCCTAAAAAAACAAGGAAATGGTGCTTATATTTTTGTTTTGGATGGTGAACTGGATGTCGATGGCACCGTTTTGGAATCTAGGGATGGTTTTGGCATTTGGGATGCAGATTCCTTTACCGTAAGTAGCCGTACGAACGCCAGATTTTTGGTTATGGAAGTTCCCATGGATTTTTAA
- a CDS encoding DUF58 domain-containing protein gives MNFIKSFYIHNSFFRYLAVLVCCFVLSFWFKFLYPITWLLTLLLIGLFLFDVYLLYATGQGVTAKRTLPKKLSNSDSNPIRLAFETRYGFKTYISLIDELPVQFQKRDFNFITSLIKGEKKYFDYSVRPVDRGEYVFGNLLVFASSPLKIVKRRFTFQKDQMVPVYPSIIQMQQYDFLAINNRLSTVGLKKIRRIGHTQEFEQIKEYVQGDDIRTLNWKATAKQNQLMVNQYQDEKSQPIYSIIDTGRVMKMPFNELKLLDYAINSCLAFSNVALKRNDKTGLIAFSKNIETYVPAVQKMSHLNVILEKLYNIGTAFTDSDFGLLYGHVKRKVTHRSLLLLYTNFEHISALKRQLPYLLALAKKHVLVVIFFENSELEKLINTDAEDIQAIYHKTIAEKFSLDKKLMQKELERYGIQTILTKPEELTIKAINKYLEIKARGIL, from the coding sequence ATGAACTTTATAAAGTCATTTTACATACACAATTCCTTTTTTAGGTACTTGGCCGTCCTGGTCTGCTGCTTTGTGCTTTCTTTCTGGTTCAAATTTTTATATCCCATTACTTGGCTGCTGACCTTGTTACTGATCGGACTTTTTCTTTTTGATGTTTACTTGCTGTATGCTACAGGGCAAGGAGTTACGGCAAAAAGAACCCTTCCCAAAAAATTATCCAATAGTGATTCAAATCCCATCCGCCTGGCTTTTGAAACCCGGTATGGTTTTAAGACTTATATTTCGCTGATTGACGAGCTACCTGTTCAATTTCAAAAAAGAGATTTTAATTTTATAACCTCTTTAATCAAAGGGGAGAAAAAATACTTCGATTACAGCGTACGTCCCGTAGACCGAGGGGAGTATGTATTCGGTAACCTTCTTGTCTTTGCCTCATCGCCTTTGAAAATTGTAAAAAGAAGGTTTACCTTTCAAAAAGACCAAATGGTTCCCGTTTATCCCTCTATTATTCAAATGCAACAGTATGATTTTTTGGCCATTAATAATAGGTTGTCTACGGTGGGACTCAAAAAAATACGAAGAATAGGTCATACCCAAGAGTTTGAACAAATAAAGGAATACGTTCAAGGTGACGATATTAGGACTCTCAATTGGAAGGCTACAGCCAAACAGAACCAATTGATGGTCAACCAATATCAAGATGAGAAATCACAACCTATATATTCAATTATAGATACGGGAAGGGTAATGAAAATGCCCTTTAACGAATTAAAGCTATTGGACTATGCCATCAATAGCTGTCTTGCCTTTTCCAATGTAGCCCTTAAAAGAAACGATAAAACGGGTTTAATCGCATTTTCAAAAAACATTGAGACGTATGTACCCGCAGTGCAAAAAATGTCACATCTCAATGTCATATTGGAAAAATTGTACAATATTGGAACAGCTTTTACCGACTCCGACTTTGGGTTGCTATACGGGCATGTTAAAAGGAAAGTCACACACCGAAGTCTTTTATTGTTGTACACTAATTTTGAGCATATTTCCGCTTTAAAAAGACAGCTTCCGTACTTGTTGGCCTTGGCCAAAAAACATGTATTGGTGGTAATATTTTTTGAAAATTCCGAACTGGAAAAACTAATCAATACCGATGCCGAAGATATACAGGCCATTTATCACAAGACTATTGCCGAAAAATTCTCCTTGGATAAAAAATTGATGCAAAAGGAACTTGAAAGGTATGGAATACAGACCATCTTGACAAAACCTGAGGAATTGACCATAAAGGCCATAAACAAATACCTTGAAATAAAGGCAAGGGGAATTTTATAA
- a CDS encoding AAA family ATPase, with translation MENNEEQRDDLNFDSRIPLAELQKAVEDVKKELAKVIVGQEDFIELLIVSLLVDGHVLIEGVPGVAKTITAKLFAKTLKTDFSRIQFTPDLMPSDILGTSVFNAKTSDFEFKKGPIFSNIILIDEINRAPAKTQAAMFETMEEKQVTMDGTTYKMASPFMVLATQNPIEQEGTYALPEAQLDRFLFKVKVSYPKTDEEILILKTHHERKGSLPQTMVKDILNPKQLQVFKNQIQEVLVEEKIFKYIAEVVAKTRNHPHLYLGGSPRASIAAMNSAKAFAAVNGRDFVTPEDVKKSLVPVLNHRVILTPEREMEGMSTENVIQMIMESVEIPR, from the coding sequence ATGGAAAATAATGAAGAGCAAAGGGACGACCTAAACTTTGACAGTAGAATTCCCTTGGCTGAATTGCAAAAGGCCGTAGAGGACGTCAAAAAAGAACTCGCAAAAGTGATTGTGGGACAGGAGGATTTTATAGAATTGTTGATTGTTTCCCTATTGGTAGATGGGCATGTTCTTATAGAGGGCGTTCCAGGCGTTGCAAAGACCATTACGGCAAAGCTTTTTGCCAAAACCTTGAAGACCGATTTCAGTAGGATACAGTTTACTCCAGACCTTATGCCAAGCGACATTCTAGGAACGTCTGTTTTTAATGCCAAAACATCCGATTTCGAGTTTAAAAAAGGACCCATATTTTCCAATATTATTCTGATTGATGAAATCAACAGGGCGCCGGCAAAGACTCAGGCGGCCATGTTCGAGACTATGGAAGAAAAACAGGTGACCATGGATGGGACCACCTATAAAATGGCCTCGCCTTTTATGGTACTAGCCACGCAAAACCCCATAGAACAAGAGGGAACCTATGCCTTGCCGGAAGCGCAATTGGATAGATTTCTCTTTAAGGTAAAGGTATCCTACCCAAAAACAGATGAGGAAATATTGATCCTAAAAACCCACCATGAGCGAAAAGGATCCCTCCCCCAGACAATGGTCAAGGATATTTTAAACCCAAAACAGTTACAAGTATTCAAGAATCAAATTCAGGAAGTTTTGGTCGAGGAAAAGATTTTCAAATACATTGCGGAAGTGGTGGCCAAAACACGAAACCATCCCCATCTATATTTGGGCGGTTCCCCCCGGGCATCCATTGCGGCGATGAACAGTGCCAAGGCTTTTGCTGCTGTCAATGGAAGGGATTTTGTAACTCCAGAGGACGTTAAGAAATCTTTGGTTCCCGTACTCAACCACAGGGTAATCTTAACTCCTGAGCGGGAAATGGAAGGTATGTCCACAGAGAATGTCATTCAAATGATTATGGAAAGTGTAGAAATACCAAGATAA
- a CDS encoding DUF4350 domain-containing protein, which yields MRKKGVSYIVTAVILIAGLLLLQYNKPKTINWFESYVNTHKIPYGTIVANQLMTNTLFKGKVEQVYQPPYEFLSGSDSIQGLYVFVNNGISFEKSELNKLLEWTAKGNKVFIASENFEENLSDTLNFETGYQYGGFEIAQKQEHRLVNPSLKRSRPFTYEKKNYVSFFKSIDTMSMKALATVQITQGDSDEPMEEITTVKTAFGKGQIILSTFPKGFTNYFILKDDNKDYTAGLLSYFGDSQRIYMDNYYKSGKSFYTSPMYIFLNTKELKWAYYTVLIGGLLYIIFEGKRKQRYIPVVKPLQNQTLAFTRTISDMYFEKGDRKSISEHKINYFLNYIKSRYYLIAVNKEEEFYKNVSARSGNDLEETTRLFNYMDELRGSSEISESQLIKLNKLIQKFKSKSDGK from the coding sequence ATGCGTAAAAAGGGTGTTTCATATATCGTTACGGCCGTTATTTTGATTGCAGGACTTTTGCTATTACAATACAATAAACCCAAAACTATTAATTGGTTCGAATCCTATGTAAATACCCACAAAATACCCTATGGCACCATTGTGGCCAACCAACTCATGACCAATACATTGTTCAAGGGAAAGGTTGAGCAGGTATACCAACCTCCCTATGAATTTCTTTCGGGCAGTGATAGCATTCAGGGACTCTATGTTTTTGTGAACAATGGAATCTCCTTTGAAAAGTCGGAACTCAATAAACTATTGGAATGGACGGCCAAAGGGAACAAGGTCTTCATAGCGTCGGAGAATTTTGAAGAAAACCTGAGCGATACCTTAAACTTTGAAACGGGATACCAGTACGGTGGCTTTGAAATTGCACAGAAACAGGAGCATCGATTAGTAAATCCTTCTTTAAAAAGGTCCCGTCCCTTCACTTATGAAAAGAAGAACTATGTGTCATTCTTCAAGTCTATAGACACAATGAGCATGAAGGCCCTGGCCACCGTCCAAATAACCCAAGGGGATTCGGACGAACCTATGGAGGAAATAACCACGGTTAAAACTGCATTTGGGAAAGGACAAATTATACTGTCTACCTTTCCCAAAGGATTTACCAATTATTTCATACTTAAAGACGATAACAAGGACTATACCGCGGGATTATTATCCTATTTTGGGGACTCCCAGAGAATTTATATGGACAATTATTACAAAAGCGGAAAGTCCTTCTATACTTCCCCCATGTACATATTCCTTAATACAAAGGAACTTAAATGGGCCTACTATACCGTATTGATAGGCGGGTTGCTTTACATCATTTTTGAGGGCAAACGGAAACAACGCTACATTCCGGTCGTTAAACCCTTGCAAAACCAGACTTTAGCCTTTACCAGAACCATATCTGACATGTATTTTGAAAAAGGTGATAGAAAATCCATTTCCGAACACAAAATCAACTACTTTCTAAACTATATTAAAAGTAGGTACTACCTGATAGCCGTAAATAAGGAAGAGGAGTTTTACAAGAATGTATCGGCGAGAAGTGGGAACGATCTTGAAGAGACTACAAGGCTTTTTAATTATATGGATGAGCTAAGAGGCAGCTCGGAAATTTCTGAAAGTCAACTCATAAAACTTAATAAATTGATTCAAAAATTTAAATCGAAAAGCGATGGAAAATAA
- a CDS encoding DUF4129 domain-containing protein — MPHRFVWLLFLLLNNLILAQKDSVAVQYDTDPIALKEITEADLETYKNDPKFDYEIVKKDAPDWWISFKNWIAGVFMKIFEWIFGVEKATGAFNSFLQILPYLLLGILIFDYMFFLNVNARSMYQNKKNQALVNLSEEEHIIKNENIETLINNALSKGNYRLAIRYYYLLILQQMTDKEIITWELQKTNEDYLMEIQETKLKDTFRLITRFYNYIWYGDFPLDKSKYEKLAPSFVTLKKMIANA; from the coding sequence ATGCCACATCGGTTTGTATGGTTATTATTCCTGTTGCTGAACAATCTCATTTTGGCTCAGAAGGATTCTGTAGCGGTACAATATGACACCGACCCCATTGCCCTGAAAGAAATTACAGAAGCGGATTTGGAAACCTACAAGAACGACCCCAAATTCGACTATGAAATCGTTAAAAAGGATGCCCCGGATTGGTGGATTTCCTTTAAGAATTGGATAGCCGGGGTATTTATGAAAATCTTTGAATGGATTTTCGGAGTTGAAAAAGCAACCGGGGCTTTTAATTCTTTTCTACAAATTTTGCCTTACTTATTGTTAGGGATTCTCATTTTTGATTATATGTTCTTCCTCAACGTCAACGCCCGGTCCATGTACCAGAACAAAAAGAACCAAGCGCTGGTCAACCTTTCTGAGGAGGAACATATAATCAAAAATGAAAATATTGAAACCCTTATCAACAATGCACTTTCCAAGGGTAATTATCGATTGGCCATCCGTTATTATTATCTCTTAATACTTCAGCAAATGACGGATAAGGAAATCATCACCTGGGAATTGCAAAAAACCAATGAGGATTACTTAATGGAAATCCAAGAGACCAAGCTCAAAGATACCTTTAGACTTATCACCCGATTCTACAACTATATTTGGTACGGTGATTTTCCTTTGGACAAATCCAAATATGAAAAACTGGCTCCTTCTTTTGTTACCTTGAAAAAAATGATAGCCAATGCGTAA
- a CDS encoding stage II sporulation protein M yields the protein MREAAFVKQNKDKWSTFESALANKTNLDPNVLSDLYIEITDHLSYAKTFYPASNTEFYLNSLASQAHQKIYRTKKESKNRIISFWKTEFPLMFKHHHRELLIAFLVFVFFSFVGAYSAANEGDFVRSILGDGYVNMTLENIEKGDPMAVYKQMGEFNMFLGITINNIRVALMAFVYGIMLGVGTLVVMLQNGIMLGSFQYFFYEQGLLWESVRTIWIHGTIEISVIIIDGCAGLVLANGMLFPGTYTRLESFKRGVKNGLKIMVSTLPFFVVAGFLEGFVTRHTEMPDWLAIIIILGSLALILFYYVIYPYQIHKKIETE from the coding sequence ATGCGCGAAGCCGCCTTTGTAAAGCAAAATAAGGACAAATGGTCAACTTTTGAAAGCGCCTTGGCCAACAAAACGAATCTGGACCCCAATGTATTGTCCGATTTATATATTGAAATTACAGACCACCTAAGCTACGCCAAAACCTTTTATCCGGCGAGCAACACGGAGTTTTATCTTAACTCCTTGGCATCACAGGCACATCAGAAAATTTATAGGACCAAAAAGGAATCAAAAAACCGAATTATCTCCTTTTGGAAGACTGAGTTCCCATTGATGTTCAAACATCACCACAGAGAGCTATTAATTGCTTTTTTGGTTTTCGTTTTCTTTTCATTTGTGGGGGCCTATTCAGCGGCCAATGAGGGTGATTTTGTACGTTCCATCCTAGGAGACGGCTATGTGAACATGACCCTTGAAAACATCGAAAAAGGAGACCCCATGGCGGTTTACAAACAAATGGGCGAGTTCAACATGTTTTTGGGAATCACCATTAACAATATTAGGGTTGCATTAATGGCCTTTGTTTACGGAATTATGCTCGGCGTTGGGACCTTGGTCGTAATGCTCCAGAATGGAATTATGCTGGGAAGTTTTCAATATTTCTTCTATGAACAAGGACTTTTATGGGAATCTGTTCGTACCATCTGGATTCATGGTACCATTGAGATTTCGGTAATCATCATCGATGGCTGCGCTGGACTGGTCTTGGCCAACGGCATGTTGTTTCCAGGGACCTATACCCGTTTGGAATCGTTTAAGAGAGGGGTCAAAAATGGCCTTAAAATAATGGTAAGCACCCTACCCTTTTTTGTAGTGGCCGGATTTTTGGAAGGATTTGTAACTAGGCATACCGAAATGCCCGATTGGCTTGCCATCATTATTATTTTGGGCTCGCTGGCACTAATTCTTTTTTACTACGTTATATATCCATACCAAATCCATAAAAAAATAGAAACTGAATGA
- a CDS encoding RDD family protein, translated as MEQFQIETAQNISIAQNTAHLGDRMLAYIIDTLIIVIYYLLMIWLLLALDVEPGDQWAIYMLLGLPAFLYYLLLETFMDGKTIGKNFLQIRVVKLDGTKPSFSSYFIRWILRILDITLTSGGIAVFTILIRGKGQRVGDIAAGTTVISEKRKVFLRDTLLRELPSDYTPKFPQVTVFKDGEMQTIKNLFDNARRNGNHRVILSLNNRIKEVTEITSDMQPIEFVDIVIKDYSYYTQQL; from the coding sequence ATGGAACAATTTCAAATAGAAACTGCTCAAAATATAAGCATCGCCCAAAACACGGCGCACCTTGGTGACCGTATGTTGGCTTACATCATAGATACACTGATAATCGTTATTTATTACCTACTTATGATTTGGCTTTTATTGGCTTTGGATGTGGAACCGGGAGATCAATGGGCCATTTATATGTTACTTGGGTTGCCCGCTTTTTTGTATTATCTACTCCTGGAAACCTTTATGGACGGTAAAACTATCGGGAAGAACTTTTTGCAGATCAGGGTTGTAAAATTGGATGGTACCAAACCTAGTTTTTCAAGTTATTTTATTCGATGGATCTTAAGAATTCTGGATATTACCTTAACATCTGGTGGTATAGCCGTTTTTACCATATTGATTCGGGGAAAGGGACAACGAGTGGGGGATATAGCTGCCGGTACTACTGTAATCAGCGAGAAAAGAAAGGTATTTTTGAGGGATACGCTACTTCGTGAACTTCCATCGGATTACACTCCCAAATTTCCCCAAGTGACCGTTTTTAAGGACGGTGAAATGCAGACCATTAAAAATTTGTTCGATAATGCCAGGAGAAACGGAAATCATCGGGTGATCCTTTCTTTGAACAACCGAATTAAAGAGGTTACCGAAATCACCAGTGATATGCAGCCCATTGAATTTGTGGATATCGTCATTAAGGATTACAGCTATTATACGCAACAGTTATAA
- a CDS encoding trimeric intracellular cation channel family protein translates to MLYNLIDVLGTIAFAISGVLVAMDKRLDVFGVFIIAFVTAVGGGTLRDVLIGSTPVGWMTQPNYVVVIVITVVISILFVDRLKNFRKSLFLFDTIGIGLYTMIGIQKGLDTGLLPIMCIALGTMTACFGGVIRDILCNEIPVIFRREIYATVCILGGGIYFLMLQFPINPTIAYITGILCIIVMRLLAVKFKIALPNIYSK, encoded by the coding sequence ATGCTCTACAACCTAATAGATGTTCTAGGAACCATCGCCTTTGCCATTTCGGGTGTATTGGTGGCCATGGATAAACGACTGGATGTATTTGGCGTTTTCATTATTGCCTTTGTAACTGCGGTAGGCGGAGGAACATTGCGTGATGTCCTTATTGGGAGTACTCCTGTGGGTTGGATGACACAGCCGAACTACGTGGTTGTTATTGTAATAACCGTTGTAATATCCATTCTTTTTGTTGATAGATTAAAGAACTTTAGGAAATCGCTTTTTCTGTTTGACACCATTGGCATAGGCCTATATACGATGATTGGAATACAAAAGGGATTGGATACCGGTCTGTTACCAATTATGTGCATTGCCTTGGGAACCATGACCGCTTGTTTTGGAGGGGTAATTAGGGATATTCTCTGTAACGAAATTCCGGTAATCTTTAGAAGGGAAATCTATGCGACGGTGTGTATACTTGGGGGCGGAATCTATTTTTTAATGTTACAGTTTCCCATCAACCCAACAATTGCCTATATCACAGGTATTCTTTGCATAATAGTTATGCGACTTTTGGCGGTAAAATTTAAAATAGCCTTGCCCAACATATACTCCAAATAA
- a CDS encoding peptidylprolyl isomerase gives MRLKTFYYFFIFLTVPFVGCKDKPQKAETPSKTEIKETASDSVAIQEKEKKEEEEFELTEENAIDFFFDYQKDLKANKVKMTTRFGSFVIQLYDDVPYHKANFIYLTRKGYFDNTQFHRVVKDFIIQGGSSDDKRTADKRWDIGRYLLPPDTKKGYSHHRGTVSMPSSEMDNPHKLASPYEFFIVVTDPGSYHLDGDFTPFGKVIEGMDVVDEINAQPVGKGDWPQQNIYITKAEVIE, from the coding sequence ATGCGTTTAAAGACTTTCTACTATTTTTTTATATTCCTTACGGTTCCATTTGTAGGTTGCAAAGATAAGCCCCAAAAGGCTGAAACCCCATCCAAAACTGAAATAAAAGAAACCGCATCTGACTCAGTCGCAATCCAGGAAAAAGAGAAAAAGGAAGAGGAAGAGTTTGAACTCACCGAGGAGAATGCCATCGATTTTTTCTTCGACTATCAAAAAGACCTCAAAGCCAATAAGGTAAAAATGACCACAAGGTTTGGCAGCTTTGTTATTCAACTCTATGACGATGTTCCCTATCACAAGGCTAATTTCATTTATCTGACCAGAAAGGGATATTTTGACAATACCCAATTCCATAGGGTGGTCAAGGATTTTATCATTCAGGGGGGTAGTTCGGACGACAAAAGAACGGCCGACAAAAGATGGGACATTGGTAGGTATCTACTCCCTCCAGACACCAAAAAAGGTTACAGCCACCACAGGGGCACCGTTTCCATGCCCAGTAGCGAAATGGACAATCCCCACAAACTGGCTTCCCCCTATGAATTCTTTATTGTGGTCACCGATCCGGGCTCCTATCATTTGGACGGGGATTTTACTCCCTTTGGGAAAGTTATCGAGGGGATGGACGTTGTGGACGAAATCAATGCCCAACCCGTTGGCAAGGGCGACTGGCCACAGCAAAATATCTATATTACCAAGGCAGAGGTTATTGAATAG
- a CDS encoding NUDIX hydrolase, translated as MDFNFFEQRISKIKDLPLPGEISHYKMAPEVRIREWKEGKIIKKNPRKAAVMALFYPGLDHRTRLLCILRKTYEGVHSNQVAFPGGKAEKEDGNLKITALRETYEEVGVNPKDVEVVRTISEVYIPPSNFEVKPFVGLYRKPKPFKLQESEVARILEIPLVDFLEDINLTTKKLNTSYAREISVPAFKLNDYIIWGATAMMLSEIKDLLKQVL; from the coding sequence ATGGATTTCAACTTTTTTGAGCAACGGATTTCAAAAATAAAGGATTTACCGCTTCCGGGCGAAATTTCCCATTACAAAATGGCTCCTGAGGTCCGTATAAGGGAATGGAAGGAAGGTAAAATTATAAAGAAGAATCCAAGAAAGGCGGCTGTGATGGCCTTGTTTTATCCTGGGTTGGACCATAGGACCCGGCTTTTGTGTATTTTACGCAAAACGTACGAAGGTGTACATTCCAATCAAGTGGCATTCCCAGGTGGAAAGGCCGAAAAAGAAGATGGAAACTTAAAAATTACCGCGTTAAGGGAAACCTATGAGGAAGTTGGCGTGAACCCCAAAGATGTTGAAGTTGTACGGACTATTTCAGAGGTATATATTCCTCCGAGTAATTTTGAGGTCAAGCCTTTTGTCGGTTTGTATAGAAAGCCTAAACCCTTTAAGCTACAGGAATCAGAAGTAGCCCGTATTCTGGAGATTCCTTTGGTCGATTTTCTAGAAGATATTAATTTAACGACCAAAAAATTAAATACATCGTATGCCAGGGAAATTTCCGTACCGGCCTTTAAATTAAATGATTATATTATCTGGGGTGCCACAGCAATGATGTTGAGCGAGATTAAAGATCTTTTAAAACAAGTGTTGTAA
- a CDS encoding lysophospholipid acyltransferase family protein, whose amino-acid sequence MGLFKKNPFGHNLFLKKWLIRILAVVSHQRYKRFNKLEIEGSEVIRSLPDVNVLFVSNHQTYFADVVAMFHVFNASLSGREDSIKNLGYIWQPKLNMYYIAAAETMKKSLLTKVLAYAGSISVERTWRSEGKEVNRQVKMSDISNIGKALNDGWVITFPQGTTTPWKPLRKGTAHIIKKYKPVVVPVVIDGFRRSFDKKGLRVKKKGILQSMVIKEPLEIDYDNESTESIIEKLEYAIEQHPSFLKVISKEELLAYEEENQQRRWKTS is encoded by the coding sequence ATGGGATTGTTTAAGAAAAACCCTTTTGGGCATAACCTTTTTTTGAAAAAATGGCTAATTCGAATATTGGCTGTTGTGTCTCATCAAAGGTATAAGCGGTTTAATAAATTGGAAATAGAGGGTTCTGAAGTAATTCGTAGTTTGCCCGATGTCAATGTACTTTTTGTGAGTAACCATCAAACCTATTTTGCCGATGTTGTGGCCATGTTCCATGTATTTAATGCTAGTTTGAGCGGTAGGGAGGATTCCATAAAGAATTTAGGATATATCTGGCAGCCCAAATTGAACATGTATTATATAGCGGCTGCGGAAACCATGAAAAAGAGTTTGCTCACAAAAGTCTTGGCTTATGCTGGTTCCATAAGCGTAGAAAGAACTTGGCGTTCCGAGGGCAAGGAGGTAAACCGACAAGTGAAAATGAGCGATATTTCCAACATCGGTAAGGCTTTAAATGATGGTTGGGTCATTACCTTTCCCCAAGGTACTACCACACCTTGGAAACCACTCAGAAAAGGTACGGCCCATATTATTAAAAAGTATAAACCTGTTGTGGTTCCAGTCGTAATCGATGGATTTAGAAGATCTTTTGATAAAAAGGGACTACGGGTCAAAAAGAAAGGGATTTTACAATCCATGGTCATAAAAGAACCTTTGGAAATCGATTATGATAATGAATCTACCGAGTCCATTATAGAAAAACTGGAATACGCCATTGAGCAGCATCCTTCTTTCTTGAAGGTGATTTCCAAAGAGGAACTATTAGCATACGAGG